The sequence TCGCCCGGCCCCTGCCGGTGCGGTCCCTGAACGCCGACACCCGCGCCAAGGCCCTGTGGCGCGCCCGCCTCTGCTACGACCACCTGGCGGGGCGGCTCGGCGTCGCCGTGATGAGCGCCCTCCAGGAGCGGGACATCCTCGCCGCCGAGCGGACGGTGCGGAGCGGGGGCGCCACGGCCCCGGACGCTAATGCCGCTGCCACGGATCTCGTCTACGTCCTCACTCCGCACGGCCGCCGGGAGCTGACCGCCTTCGGTGTCGGGACGGACCGCCTCCCCCGCCGCCGGGCGTCCGTCCGCTACTGCGTCGACTGGGCCGAGCAGCGCCACCATCTGGCGGGCGCACTCGGCGCCGCGCTCACCGCCCGGCTGTTCGCCCTGGAATGGCTCCGTCACGGGAAGTACCGCCGCGTCGTCCATCTCACCGAGGCCGGGCGGGAGGGTCTGGCGACCACGTTCGGCGTCCCGGTCGACCGGGACGGATGAGGGAGCCGCGGGGCGTCCGTGACGGAACGGGGCGCACCCTCCGGTGCCCCTTCATTGCGCTGCGTGTTCGTCCGATGCGCTGTGTGCAGGAAGTGTCCGCAGGTGGAACGGAAGATTCCTCTTCGGCGCTCGTCGAGTAGGGTCCGGCGAGCCGGAACAGTGAATCAAGGAGGCCGCTTTCGTGACGGAGCGTCAGGTATCAGGTGGGGGCGACGGGGCCGGCGCCCCACAAGTGCTGGCGCAGGAGCGCCGATTGCGCCGCGACCTGGGCTTCTGGGGGCTGACGGGCATCGGTTTCTCCAATATCGTCGGTTCCGGCTGGCTGTTTGCCGCCATGTATGCGGCACAGACCGCCGGCCCTGCGGCGCTGCTGTCCTGGGTCGGGGCCGGCCTGCTGTGCGGCCTGGTCGCCCTGGTCATGATCGAACTCGGCGCCAGCCGCCCCGAGGGCGGCGGCACGGTCCGCTGGCCGCTGTTCGCCAGCGGCCGGCTTGTCGGCACCCTCATCGGCTGGTCGACAATGCTGTCGGTGGGCGGCACCGCCGCCGAGATCAGCGCGATCATGCAGTACGCCGCGCACTACCTGCCGGGCATCTACAACGGCCAGACCCTCACCCTCGCCGGGCTGGCCCTGGCCACCGGGCTCAGCATGGTGCTGACGGTGCTGAACTGGTTCGCGGTGCGGATGTTCGCCCAACTCAACAACCTGATCTCGGTGTTCAAGATCCTCGTCCCGGTGATCACCGTGGTGGCACTGATTGCCTCCGGCTGGCACTCCGGCCGCCTGACGGACCACGGGGGCTTCGCACCGTACGGCTATGTCGCCTGTCTGACCGCGCTGGCCGGCGGCGGCATCGTCTACTCCGTCAACGGTTTCCAGGCGCCGCTGGACTTCTCCGGCGAGACCCGCAACCCCCGCCGGACCATCCCCGCCGCGGTCCTCACCGGCATCGGCCTCGCCGTCGTCATGTACCTGGCGCTGCAGCTGGCGTTCCTCTTCACCGTCCCCGAGCATCTGCTCGGCCACGGCTGGCAGGGGGTCTCCTTCGACTCGCCGTTCGGCCAGCTCGCGCTGATCCTCAACCTGCACTGGCTCGCCAGCCTGCTCTACGCGGACGCGGTGATCTCGCCCGGTGGTTCGGCCTACGTCGGCGTGGCGATCGACGCGCGGCACACCTACGCGCTCGCCAAGAACGGCACCATCCCCCGGTACTTCATGAAGGTCAACGAGCGGTTCGGTATCCCGCGCCGGGCCCTGGCGATCAACCTCCTCGTCATCGTGATCTTCCTGCTCCCGTTCGGCGGCTGGCAGGACATCGTGAGCGTCATGGGCGATATGTACCTGCTGATCTATGCCGCCTCCGCGGTCGCGGTCGCCGTGTTCCGCGCCGAGCCGGGCGGCCACACCGCCGGCTGGGTCCCCGGGCTGCGCTGGATCGCACCGCTCAGCTTCGTGGTGGCCAGCGAGTTCGTCTACTGGTCGGGCTGGGACGACCTGCGCCTCGCCCTGCCCCTCGTCCTCGGCGGCCTGCTGATCTTCCTGGCCATGCGCCGCCCCGGCGTCCGCGTCGAGGACGACGGCGCCGGCCCGAGCCGTCCGCTCGGTGCCGAACTCCGCACCGGTGCCTGGCTGGTGGTCTACCTCGTCGCCCTGACCGTGGTCTCCGGACTGGGCACGTTCGGGGGCTCAGGGCATCTGCCGGCCCCGTACGACTCGATCACCGTGGCCGTCCTGGCGCTGGCGGTCTTCTTCTGGGCCGTACGGTCCGGCGTCCGGCACCTGGCGGTGGCCCGCCCGGCGGCCGCCTGAGTCCGGCCGCGGGGCGGGGCTGCGGGCCGGACGACCCGGCAGTCCCGATCGTCCGGGCGGCCGCCCGCCCCGTCGCCCCGCCCCGCGGCCGTCAAGCGGAAGTCCTCCCGCAGAAATAAGATGAATCGGGAGAGGCGGGCTCCACCGGAGCCCCGTCAGGCCAGGTCAGGCGGCCACCGCGGACTGCCGTACGGAGCACGCTCCCTGGCGGGCACACCGATGCACCTGGGAGCGGCCCATGCTGCGGCGTCGTCCCCCGCGGTCGGCGAGCGCCGACGACCTGCTGAGCACGCTCGGACGGCTGACCGCCCAGGCGCGGGAGGGCGCCGAGAAGCAGCGGGCGCGCGTGGAGCTGGCCGAGGCGCTGCAGCGCGAGATGCTGCCGGCCGCGCTGCCGGGGGTACCGGGGCTGCGCGCCGCCGCCACCTACGTTCCCGCCCGGCACGGACTGGACATCGGGGGCGACTGGTACGACGGCTTCCGCCTGTCCGACGGGGCGCTCGCCTTCTGCATCGGTGATGTGCAGGGCCACGACGTCGAGGCGGCCGCCTTCATGGGGCAGATCCGCTTCGGGCTGCGGGCCGTCGCCGGCCATGCCGCCGACCCGGGCGAGGTGCTGAGCCGGGCCAACGACCTGCTGGTCTCGGTCGACTGCGGGCTCTTCGCGACCTGCACCTTCGTCCGCTTCGACCCCGTCGCCCGGGATCTGTGCAGCGCCCGGGCCGGTCATGTACCGGCTGTCTGGGCCACCACCGACGGCCGCTCCGGCCTCGCCGACGACCCCGGGGGCCTGCCGCTGGGCATCATGCCGGGCGAGCGGTACCCGGTCACCCGTCACCGGTTCGCCACCCCGGGGGCGTTCGTGCTGCTCACCGACGGCGTGGTCGAGGGACCGTCCTTCCCGATAGAGGCGGGGCTGACACAGGTGACCCGCCTGGTCAGCGCCAACGCCGACGGCGATCCGGCCACGGTGGCCGATGTGGCGATCAGCGTGGCCGAGTTCACCGGGCACACCGATGACTCGGCGGTGCTCGTACTGCGCTTCGACCCGGCCCCGCCCGGAGCCGGGTGAAGCGCGGCCCGGGCGTGCGTGTCGCAGCCGGCGCCCGGCCCCCGGCGTTGTCTGATGGCTCATGTGGTGCGCACCGAGGAACTCCGCCGTCTTGCACCAGTCGCCCTGACGATCCTCGGCCTCGCCGGCGTCTACTACGCGTCCGCCCGGATCGGCCTGCTGGAGCAGGTGGTCATCTCGGGCGCCGTGGTCACGCCGCTGTGGCCGCCGACGGGTATCTCCCTGAGCTGTCTGCTCCTCCTGGGCCTGCGGACCTGGCCGGGCATCGCCCTCGGCACCCTCGCGGTCGTCGCCACCATCAACCCGCTCGACGTCTCGGTCCTCGGGATCATGGCGGGCAACACCCTGGCCCCGGTGTGTGCCTTCTGGATGCTCCGGCGGGTGGGATTCCGCACCGCACTCGACCGGCTGCGCGACGGGGTGGCGCTGGTCGCCCTCGGCGCCTTCGCCGGGATGCTGATCAGCGCGACGCTGGGCACCGGGACGCTCTACCTCAAAGGCGCCCTGCCGGCCGGCGGCTTCTGGCGGACCTGGGCGGCCTGGTGGGTGGGCGATGCGATGGGCATCCTCGTCATCACCCCGCTCCTCCTCGTCTGCCGCACGATCCGCTGGCCCCGCGGCGTCCCCGGCTACCGGTGGGCGGAGGCGGCCGCCCTGCTGGTCGTCACGGTCGCGGTCGCGGTCATCGCGATCCGCAGCGAGCTCTCGCTGCTCTTCCTGGTCTTCCCGGTGATCGTCTGGGCCGCGCTGCGCTTCCAGCTGGCGGGCGCCGCGCCCTGCGTGCTGCTGGTGTCCGTCCTGGTCATCAGGGCGGCGACGGCCCGGACCGGACCCTTCGAGGGCCAGAGCCTGCTGGAGGCGATGGTCAATCTGCAGGCCCTTAACGCGTCCGCGGCGCTCACCGCGCTGCTGCTGTCGGCGATCGTCACCGAGCAGAACACCATCCGCCGCAAGATCGAGCAGGCCTGCGGCGAACTGGCCGACGTGGTGGACCGGCTGGCACCGGGGGAGAGCCGGCGCCGCTGGCCGCCGGACGGTGACCCCACCTGACCCGGCGCCCGGTGACCACCGAAGGGCCGCGCCGCCCGGCCGGCCCGGCAGCAGCTGCGCCCTCAGCCCGCCAGCAGCTGCCCCAGGTCGTACCCCACCGGCTCCTCCAGCTGGGCGTAGGTGCAGCTCTCCGGCGTACGGTCCGGACGCCAGTGACGGAACTGGGCGGTATGGCGGAACCTGCTGCCCTCCATGTGGTCGTAGGCGACCTCGCACACCCGGTCCGGGCGCAGCGGCACCCATGACAGGTCCTTGCCGCCGCTCCAGCGGCTGGGCCCGCCGGGCATCCGCCGGGTGGCATGCGCCGCCTCGTCGGTCCACGCGCCCCATGGATGGCCCGAGACCTCGTCCATCAGCAGCGGCGCCAGCTCCTCGACCAGCGCACGCCGCCTGGCCATGGGGAACGAGGCGCACACCCCGACGTGCTGCAGCTGCCCGTCGCCGTCGTACAGGCCGAGCAGCAGGGATCCGACCACCGGCCCGCTCTTGTGCAGCCGGTAGCCGGCGACCACGCAGTCCGCGGTCCGGGCATGCTTGATCTTGAACATGGCACGGTCGCCGGGCCGGTACGGCAGATCGAGCGGCTTGGCGATCACCCCGTCCAGACCCGCCCCCTCGAACTGGGTGAACCAGCGGCGCGCCAGCTCCTGATCCGTTGTCGCCGGCGCGATATACACCGGCGCACGGGCCGGCCGCAGCGCCTCGACCAGGGCTTCCCGGCGCGCCGACTGCGGCTCGTGCAGCAGCGCGCCGGAGCCGAGCGCCAGCAGGTCGAAGGCGACCAGCGAGGCGGGCGTCCGCTCGGCGAGGGTGCGGACCCGGGAGTCGGCAGGGTGGATGCGCTCCAGCAGCTCCTCGAAGTGCAGCCGGCCGTCATGGGCGATGACGATCTCGCCGTCGACGACGCAGCGCGGCGGCAGCTCGGCCCGTGCCGCGGTGACCACCTCGGGGAAGTAGCGGGTGAGCGATTTCGTCGTACGGCTGGCGATCTCGACCTCCTCGCCGTCCCGGAAGACGACGACGCGGAAGCCGTCCCACTTGGCCTCGTAGAGCATGCCGGCGGGGATGCCGGTCACCGGCTTCGCGAGCATGGGGGAGACCGGGGGCATGACGGGCAGGTCCATGGTCCCGATCCTGAGGGCCT is a genomic window of Streptomyces sp. Edi2 containing:
- a CDS encoding helix-turn-helix domain-containing protein, which translates into the protein MDTPTETDVAHVAAAIGDPSRAKVLLALAGGGALPASALAAEAGVSNSTISGHLAKLLDARLLTVELDGRHRYYRLATTDVARALEQLALIARPLPVRSLNADTRAKALWRARLCYDHLAGRLGVAVMSALQERDILAAERTVRSGGATAPDANAAATDLVYVLTPHGRRELTAFGVGTDRLPRRRASVRYCVDWAEQRHHLAGALGAALTARLFALEWLRHGKYRRVVHLTEAGREGLATTFGVPVDRDG
- a CDS encoding APC family permease, with translation MRRDLGFWGLTGIGFSNIVGSGWLFAAMYAAQTAGPAALLSWVGAGLLCGLVALVMIELGASRPEGGGTVRWPLFASGRLVGTLIGWSTMLSVGGTAAEISAIMQYAAHYLPGIYNGQTLTLAGLALATGLSMVLTVLNWFAVRMFAQLNNLISVFKILVPVITVVALIASGWHSGRLTDHGGFAPYGYVACLTALAGGGIVYSVNGFQAPLDFSGETRNPRRTIPAAVLTGIGLAVVMYLALQLAFLFTVPEHLLGHGWQGVSFDSPFGQLALILNLHWLASLLYADAVISPGGSAYVGVAIDARHTYALAKNGTIPRYFMKVNERFGIPRRALAINLLVIVIFLLPFGGWQDIVSVMGDMYLLIYAASAVAVAVFRAEPGGHTAGWVPGLRWIAPLSFVVASEFVYWSGWDDLRLALPLVLGGLLIFLAMRRPGVRVEDDGAGPSRPLGAELRTGAWLVVYLVALTVVSGLGTFGGSGHLPAPYDSITVAVLALAVFFWAVRSGVRHLAVARPAAA
- a CDS encoding PP2C family protein-serine/threonine phosphatase codes for the protein MLRRRPPRSASADDLLSTLGRLTAQAREGAEKQRARVELAEALQREMLPAALPGVPGLRAAATYVPARHGLDIGGDWYDGFRLSDGALAFCIGDVQGHDVEAAAFMGQIRFGLRAVAGHAADPGEVLSRANDLLVSVDCGLFATCTFVRFDPVARDLCSARAGHVPAVWATTDGRSGLADDPGGLPLGIMPGERYPVTRHRFATPGAFVLLTDGVVEGPSFPIEAGLTQVTRLVSANADGDPATVADVAISVAEFTGHTDDSAVLVLRFDPAPPGAG
- a CDS encoding MASE1 domain-containing protein → MVRTEELRRLAPVALTILGLAGVYYASARIGLLEQVVISGAVVTPLWPPTGISLSCLLLLGLRTWPGIALGTLAVVATINPLDVSVLGIMAGNTLAPVCAFWMLRRVGFRTALDRLRDGVALVALGAFAGMLISATLGTGTLYLKGALPAGGFWRTWAAWWVGDAMGILVITPLLLVCRTIRWPRGVPGYRWAEAAALLVVTVAVAVIAIRSELSLLFLVFPVIVWAALRFQLAGAAPCVLLVSVLVIRAATARTGPFEGQSLLEAMVNLQALNASAALTALLLSAIVTEQNTIRRKIEQACGELADVVDRLAPGESRRRWPPDGDPT
- a CDS encoding ATP-dependent DNA ligase, whose protein sequence is MDLPVMPPVSPMLAKPVTGIPAGMLYEAKWDGFRVVVFRDGEEVEIASRTTKSLTRYFPEVVTAARAELPPRCVVDGEIVIAHDGRLHFEELLERIHPADSRVRTLAERTPASLVAFDLLALGSGALLHEPQSARREALVEALRPARAPVYIAPATTDQELARRWFTQFEGAGLDGVIAKPLDLPYRPGDRAMFKIKHARTADCVVAGYRLHKSGPVVGSLLLGLYDGDGQLQHVGVCASFPMARRRALVEELAPLLMDEVSGHPWGAWTDEAAHATRRMPGGPSRWSGGKDLSWVPLRPDRVCEVAYDHMEGSRFRHTAQFRHWRPDRTPESCTYAQLEEPVGYDLGQLLAG